The Bacteroidales bacterium genomic sequence AAGTGATCTCACGAATGCCATTGAATATTTACACTTTATGAGTAAAACGGACATTCTGGACAAACACTATTTATTTTCGTTTATCTGCTCCCCACATTAGTTTATTTCTTAATGTTTTAAAATAGTTATGCTCAAAAAGTTTTAATACTTTTAAAGTAAATTCTGCTTTTTTAATTTTTATTTCTATTGAAGAATCAAAAATATCAGATACTGAATCTAAAGAAACAAGAAAATTATTATTACTGTCTTCAACTTTAATAAGTAGTTCGTTGTCATCAGGTATAACTATTGGTCTTACCGTTAGATTATGAGGAGCAATAGGTGTGATAATAAAATTTTTTGAATTTGGAATAACAATAGGACCTCCTGCACTTAAAGAATATGCCGTAGAACCTGTAGGAGTAGAAATTATTAAGCCATCTGACAGATAAGAATTAAGTAGTTTACCATTAATAAATGCGTTAATAGTTATCATTGAAGATGTATCACGCTTATGTACTGTAAGATCATTCAGGGCATAACTATAATCTTCGAATAATTTTCCTGAACTTTCTATTTTTAGTAATGTTCTTTCTTCGATAGAAAACTTTTTATTAAATATTTTATCTAATGCCGATGATATTTCATCTTTCGAGATATCAGCAAGGAATCCTAATCTACCACTATTTATACCAACAATCGGAATGTTTTTATTTCTTACAAAAGAAACAGTTTTTAAAAATGTTCCATCCCCTCCTATACTGAAAAAAAAATCTGTTTTATCATCTATTTCAATATATGAATTAAATACATTTTCAATTTTAGGTTCATAATTTAAT encodes the following:
- a CDS encoding NAD kinase; translation: MKIAIYGRTFSEGFNDKIIELFKKLEQQNVKIIIFEPFLRFIIDRLNYEPKIENVFNSYIEIDDKTDFFFSIGGDGTFLKTVSFVRNKNIPIVGINSGRLGFLADISKDEISSALDKIFNKKFSIEERTLLKIESSGKLFEDYSYALNDLTVHKRDTSSMITINAFINGKLLNSYLSDGLIISTPTGSTAYSLSAGGPIVIPNSKNFIITPIAPHNLTVRPIVIPDDNELLIKVEDSNNNFLVSLDSVSDIFDSSIEIKIKKAEFTLKVLKLFEHNYFKTLRNKLMWGADKRK